A stretch of the Mycobacteroides immunogenum genome encodes the following:
- a CDS encoding tRNA (adenine-N1)-methyltransferase: MSRTGPFVVGDRVQLTDPKGRHYTMVLEPGKEFHTHRGAIVHDGVIGLPEGSVVKSTNGDQFLVLRPLLIDYVLSMPRGAQVIYPKDAAQIVHDGDIFPGARVLEAGVGSGALTCSLLRAVGPQGSVISYEIREDHAEHAVRNVTTFFGEQPDNWELVIGDLAERTADAGEVDRVVLDMLAPWETLPAVAESLVPGGVLIVYVATVTQLSRVVEAMREQQCWTEPRSWESLQRGWNVVGLAVRPEHSMRGHTAFLVSARRLAPGTITPTPLRRKRLPT, from the coding sequence CTCGAGCCCGGTAAGGAGTTCCACACCCACCGCGGGGCCATCGTGCACGACGGCGTGATCGGCCTTCCCGAGGGCAGTGTGGTCAAGTCCACCAATGGCGACCAGTTCCTGGTGCTCCGTCCGTTGCTGATCGACTACGTGTTGTCGATGCCGCGCGGGGCGCAGGTGATTTACCCGAAGGACGCCGCTCAGATCGTGCACGACGGAGATATCTTCCCCGGAGCGCGGGTGCTTGAGGCGGGCGTCGGATCCGGTGCGCTCACCTGCTCGCTGCTGCGGGCCGTGGGGCCACAGGGATCGGTGATCTCTTACGAGATTCGTGAGGATCACGCCGAACACGCTGTGCGTAACGTCACAACGTTCTTCGGGGAGCAGCCCGATAACTGGGAGCTGGTTATCGGCGACCTGGCGGAGCGGACCGCGGACGCCGGTGAAGTCGACCGAGTGGTCCTCGACATGTTGGCGCCTTGGGAGACTTTGCCCGCGGTCGCCGAATCGCTGGTCCCCGGTGGTGTGCTCATCGTCTACGTCGCGACCGTCACCCAACTTTCCCGCGTAGTCGAGGCGATGCGCGAGCAGCAATGCTGGACCGAGCCACGGTCCTGGGAGTCGCTGCAGCGCGGCTGGAATGTGGTGGGGCTGGCCGTGCGCCCAGAGCACAGCATGCGCGGACACACGGCATTCCTGGTCAGCGCGCGCCGCCTGGCGCCGGGCACGATCACCCCGACACCGTTGCGGCGCAAGCGCCTGCCGACGTAG